One Vicinamibacterales bacterium genomic window carries:
- a CDS encoding transporter substrate-binding domain-containing protein has product MGSRVRWLIAAVVLAALTDCAPEPAAPAVVTLRPGVVTIAITGNATDDLDPEAWMNRYAERLAADLGLKAEWMVVPFDRSWELAGKDVVDVVATNLANFPDRVSPGGTFSSPFLYEQRALRIRAADREQYRTIADFTGRKIGAVTGMAAHRDLLKRAPAGVEVVAAGTFPDLYAMFDRGQLDAVAQAEYFTLDGRVIPSYGPELALIDHHDLNPGQREESVFVVRDRSTGLLEAVNAFVARTPFPLHLAR; this is encoded by the coding sequence ATGGGGTCCCGAGTCCGTTGGCTGATCGCGGCAGTCGTCCTGGCGGCGCTGACCGATTGCGCGCCCGAACCCGCCGCGCCTGCCGTCGTGACGCTGCGCCCGGGGGTCGTGACGATCGCCATCACCGGCAACGCCACCGACGATCTCGACCCCGAAGCCTGGATGAACCGCTACGCGGAGCGGCTCGCCGCGGACCTCGGTCTGAAAGCGGAGTGGATGGTCGTCCCCTTCGACCGATCCTGGGAGCTGGCCGGGAAGGACGTCGTGGACGTGGTGGCGACGAACCTCGCGAACTTCCCCGATCGGGTGAGCCCAGGTGGGACCTTCTCGTCGCCCTTTCTCTACGAGCAGCGTGCGCTCCGGATCCGCGCGGCGGATCGCGAGCAGTACCGCACGATCGCGGACTTCACCGGCAGGAAGATCGGCGCCGTCACCGGCATGGCCGCGCACCGCGATCTGCTGAAACGCGCGCCAGCGGGCGTCGAGGTGGTGGCCGCGGGCACGTTCCCCGACCTCTATGCGATGTTCGACCGGGGCCAGTTGGACGCGGTGGCGCAGGCGGAGTACTTCACCCTGGACGGCCGCGTGATTCCGTCCTACGGCCCGGAGCTGGCCCTCATCGACCACCACGACCTGAACCCCGGCCAGCGCGAGGAGTCGGTGTTCGTGGTGCGCGACAGGAGCACGGGCCTGCTCGAGGCCGTCAACGCCTTCGTGGCGCGGACGCCGTTCCCGCTGCACCTGGCGCGCTGA
- a CDS encoding isoprenylcysteine carboxylmethyltransferase family protein: MLTSGVPLALIVTTLVVLGATGNLLSMSPLVIAVQLAAVALNLWARASFARGTFRVGAAPAGASLIRGGPYRLVRHPMYAAVLLFLWASVAAHASPATVAAGLGVTALAVARVSAEDRLLFARYPDYRDYARTTRALVPFVY; this comes from the coding sequence ATGCTGACGTCCGGCGTGCCCCTCGCGCTCATCGTGACCACCCTGGTCGTGCTCGGCGCGACGGGCAACCTCCTGTCGATGTCGCCGCTGGTCATCGCGGTGCAGCTCGCGGCCGTCGCGCTCAACCTGTGGGCGCGCGCCTCGTTTGCGAGGGGCACCTTCCGGGTGGGCGCCGCACCCGCCGGCGCCTCGCTGATCAGGGGCGGCCCGTACAGGCTGGTGCGGCATCCCATGTACGCGGCGGTCCTCCTGTTCCTGTGGGCGAGCGTGGCGGCCCATGCGTCTCCTGCAACCGTGGCGGCCGGGCTCGGAGTCACTGCCCTGGCCGTGGCCCGTGTGTCCGCGGAAGACCGACTGCTGTTCGCGCGGTATCCAGACTACCGCGACTACGCCAGGACCACGCGGGCCCTGGTGCCGTTCGTGTACTGA
- a CDS encoding OsmC family protein, protein MTMTQTTVNGLDREGLLQTVGLIRADSGLARFQFRLDHQWLAGSRSRSTIRGFFGAGQEHQHDAPFVLDADESHVLLGSDSSPSAGELLLHALAACVTGSIVYHATARGVAIEKIESTVEGDADLRGFLGLDPSVRNGFTRIRMNFRIKADVTDAQLQEIFELGPRFSPVFDTLTKGVQITATAERLS, encoded by the coding sequence ATGACCATGACACAGACGACAGTCAACGGCCTCGACAGGGAAGGGTTGCTGCAGACGGTCGGCCTCATTCGGGCTGACAGCGGACTGGCCAGGTTCCAGTTCCGGCTGGATCATCAGTGGCTGGCCGGCAGCCGCAGCCGCTCCACGATCCGCGGGTTCTTCGGCGCGGGCCAGGAGCACCAGCACGACGCGCCGTTCGTCCTCGACGCCGACGAGTCGCACGTCCTGCTCGGCTCGGACTCCAGCCCCAGCGCCGGCGAGCTGCTGCTGCACGCGCTGGCCGCGTGCGTCACCGGATCGATCGTCTACCATGCGACGGCCCGTGGCGTGGCGATCGAGAAGATCGAATCCACGGTGGAGGGGGACGCGGACCTTCGCGGCTTCCTCGGGCTCGACCCATCCGTGCGCAACGGGTTCACGCGGATCCGGATGAACTTCAGGATCAAGGCGGACGTGACCGACGCGCAGCTGCAGGAGATCTTCGAGCTGGGCCCGAGGTTCTCGCCCGTGTTCGACACCCTGACCAAGGGCGTCCAGATCACCGCGACCGCCGAACGCCTCTCGTGA
- a CDS encoding SRPBCC family protein, whose translation MVHAPVGKVFAFHERDDALPRLSPPFPPVRVVARTGGIHPGAEVDLRIGPVRWLARHTAYERDRLFVDEQIEGPFARWTHRHEFEAVDGATTRLTDRVSFALPGGRLVNALFGSAVAWSLVPMFRHRHRATRTACEEPRAPARPGTS comes from the coding sequence GTGGTCCATGCCCCCGTGGGGAAGGTCTTCGCCTTCCACGAGCGCGATGACGCCCTGCCGCGGCTGAGCCCCCCGTTCCCGCCCGTACGGGTGGTAGCCCGCACCGGCGGCATCCACCCGGGCGCCGAAGTGGACCTGCGCATCGGCCCGGTGCGGTGGCTCGCCCGCCACACCGCGTATGAGCGGGACCGCCTGTTCGTGGACGAACAGATCGAGGGGCCGTTCGCCCGGTGGACGCACCGGCACGAGTTCGAGGCGGTGGATGGCGCGACGACGCGGTTGACCGACCGCGTGTCGTTCGCGCTGCCCGGTGGTCGGCTCGTGAACGCCCTCTTCGGGTCCGCCGTCGCCTGGTCGCTCGTGCCGATGTTCCGCCACCGGCATCGGGCGACGCGGACCGCCTGCGAGGAGCCGCGCGCCCCTGCCCGGCCTGGGACGTCCTGA
- a CDS encoding sigma-70 family RNA polymerase sigma factor — protein MSDAPAPTPGQVTEILQRASAGDRQALDALFPLVYQELRRIARRQRAGQPPGRTLTTTVLIHEVYLRLIDQTQAKFEDRVRFYAYAARVMRTVLVDEARARGARKRGGGWTAVELDERHLAVQDQADLVLAIDEALTRLADEDAHLARLVECRFFGGMTDEEVARDLGVSDRTVRRDWLKARTWLYAQLAAADPS, from the coding sequence ATGTCCGACGCCCCGGCTCCCACTCCCGGACAGGTCACCGAGATCCTGCAGCGCGCCAGCGCGGGCGACCGGCAGGCGCTCGACGCCCTGTTCCCGCTCGTCTACCAGGAGCTGCGCCGCATCGCGCGCCGCCAGCGCGCGGGGCAGCCGCCGGGCCGCACCTTGACCACCACGGTGCTCATCCACGAGGTGTACCTGCGGCTCATCGACCAGACGCAGGCGAAGTTCGAGGATCGCGTCCGATTCTATGCCTACGCCGCGCGCGTCATGCGCACCGTGCTGGTCGACGAGGCACGGGCACGCGGCGCGCGGAAGCGGGGCGGCGGGTGGACGGCGGTGGAGCTGGACGAGCGGCACCTGGCCGTGCAGGACCAGGCGGACCTGGTGCTGGCGATCGACGAAGCGTTGACGCGGCTCGCCGACGAGGACGCACATCTCGCGCGCCTCGTGGAGTGCCGCTTCTTCGGCGGGATGACCGACGAGGAAGTGGCGCGCGATCTCGGCGTGTCGGACCGCACGGTGCGTCGCGACTGGCTCAAGGCCCGCACGTGGCTGTACGCCCAGCTCGCGGCGGCCGACCCGTCCTAG
- a CDS encoding aromatic ring-hydroxylating dioxygenase subunit alpha, which translates to MAGAAATFPDGLFRCWHPVAYAHEVTESPVAATLLGEAVVVWRTADGRAHAMRDLCIHRGTALSLGWVEDDCLVCPYHAWRYDRSGACVRIPQSAHATIPRKARTPVYQCQERYGLVWVCLADGEAAYPLPEVPELESGTFKVVNTGPFAWQADASRQVENFTDFGHFPWVHPGLLGDPARPVVPEHAVETRGHVLHYTIVRPEAPNSDEFPVFGNAVTERPERRSRYELHLPYTIVLRLGWGGEKGMVYFFASQPEKADRCRGYCIIGRNYDLDDPDSTLQEFERVIFGQDQRIVESQRPEQVPFDLADELHLTFDAVAVAYRRAMRTEGLG; encoded by the coding sequence ATGGCAGGCGCGGCCGCGACGTTCCCGGACGGGCTCTTCCGCTGCTGGCACCCCGTGGCCTACGCACACGAGGTGACCGAGTCGCCCGTGGCCGCGACGCTGCTCGGCGAGGCCGTGGTGGTGTGGCGAACGGCCGACGGCCGGGCCCACGCCATGCGCGACCTCTGCATCCATCGCGGCACCGCGCTGTCACTGGGCTGGGTCGAGGACGATTGCCTCGTCTGCCCGTACCACGCCTGGCGCTACGACCGGTCGGGGGCGTGCGTCCGGATCCCGCAGTCCGCGCACGCCACGATTCCCAGGAAGGCCAGGACGCCGGTCTATCAGTGCCAGGAGCGCTACGGCCTCGTGTGGGTGTGCCTGGCCGACGGCGAGGCCGCGTATCCGCTACCGGAGGTGCCCGAGCTCGAGTCCGGCACCTTCAAGGTGGTGAACACCGGGCCCTTCGCCTGGCAGGCGGACGCGTCCCGGCAGGTCGAGAACTTCACGGACTTCGGGCACTTCCCGTGGGTGCATCCGGGCCTGCTCGGCGACCCGGCGCGGCCGGTCGTGCCCGAGCACGCGGTGGAGACGCGCGGCCACGTGCTGCACTACACGATCGTCCGGCCCGAGGCGCCCAACAGTGACGAGTTCCCGGTGTTCGGCAACGCCGTCACCGAGCGGCCCGAGCGCCGCAGCCGCTACGAGCTGCACCTGCCCTACACGATCGTGCTTCGCCTGGGCTGGGGCGGCGAGAAGGGCATGGTCTACTTCTTCGCCTCGCAGCCCGAGAAGGCCGACCGCTGCCGCGGCTACTGCATCATCGGCCGGAACTACGACCTGGACGACCCGGACAGCACGCTGCAGGAGTTCGAGCGCGTCATCTTCGGACAGGACCAGCGCATCGTGGAGTCGCAGCGTCCCGAGCAGGTGCCGTTCGACCTGGCCGACGAGCTGCACCTGACGTTCGACGCCGTGGCCGTGGCCTACCGGCGGGCGATGCGGACCGAAGGGCTGGGCTGA
- a CDS encoding AraC family transcriptional regulator, giving the protein MDVLSEVLATVTLRGAFYFNGEFTAPWAVRTPPSTVLAPHIGPGDGHVIIFHLVTDGRGVAGLEGGALVPFEAGDVIVFPHGDAHVVGSGAGSQAVDYEGELHRILDQGLRTTRAGGGGAVTRFVCGYLSCDPRLSRTFLAGLPPMLKVHVRQDGSGQWLEQAIRNSVADGQAASAGGEAVLARLAEALFIETLRRHVAALPAEHRSWLAGARDPEVGRALALMHAGPARPWTLARLASAAGVSRSVLAERFRLLLGEPPMTYLSRWRLQLGAQLLQATSRRVADIAAEVGYDSEAGFNRAFRREHGTPPARFRNTFRKASARLRAPARRSRESRA; this is encoded by the coding sequence ATGGATGTCCTCTCCGAGGTCCTGGCGACCGTCACGCTGAGAGGCGCGTTCTACTTCAACGGCGAGTTCACGGCGCCCTGGGCGGTCCGCACGCCGCCGTCGACCGTCCTGGCGCCCCACATCGGGCCCGGCGACGGGCACGTGATCATCTTTCACCTCGTGACCGACGGACGGGGCGTCGCCGGACTCGAGGGCGGTGCGCTCGTGCCGTTCGAGGCCGGCGACGTGATCGTGTTCCCGCACGGTGACGCGCACGTCGTAGGCAGCGGCGCCGGCAGCCAGGCCGTGGACTACGAAGGCGAGCTGCATCGCATCCTCGACCAGGGCCTTCGAACGACCCGCGCCGGCGGCGGCGGCGCCGTCACGAGGTTCGTCTGCGGCTATCTGTCCTGCGATCCGCGGCTCAGTCGAACCTTCCTCGCGGGACTGCCGCCCATGCTCAAGGTCCACGTCCGCCAGGACGGATCCGGCCAGTGGCTCGAACAGGCCATCCGGAACTCCGTCGCCGACGGCCAGGCCGCCAGCGCCGGAGGCGAGGCGGTGCTCGCGCGGCTGGCGGAAGCGCTGTTCATCGAGACGCTGCGGCGCCACGTCGCCGCGCTGCCCGCCGAACACCGCAGCTGGCTGGCCGGCGCGCGCGATCCGGAGGTTGGCAGGGCGCTGGCGCTCATGCACGCCGGTCCGGCCAGGCCGTGGACGCTGGCGCGGTTGGCCAGCGCGGCTGGTGTGTCGCGGTCGGTCCTGGCGGAACGCTTCCGGCTGCTCCTGGGCGAGCCGCCCATGACGTACCTGTCGCGGTGGCGGCTGCAACTCGGCGCCCAACTGCTCCAGGCAACGAGTCGCCGGGTCGCCGACATCGCCGCCGAGGTGGGCTACGACTCGGAGGCGGGGTTCAACCGCGCCTTCCGGCGCGAGCATGGGACGCCGCCGGCGCGCTTTCGCAACACGTTCCGCAAGGCCAGCGCACGTCTGCGCGCGCCCGCCCGCCGCAGCCGCGAGTCCCGGGCCTGA
- a CDS encoding serine/threonine-protein kinase, whose product MTDVSLRDWDDVGELVERALERPEAERASWIEAQCGADPARLASARRVLAAAQRAGAFLDRPAVELASDLMHDAASVPAHPPGYMVGAYRLIRPIGRGGMADVYLAARADDEFTREVAVKIVREGLGGDLLSRFRVERQVLATVDHPHIARLFDGGVTDDGRPYLVMELVQGQPIDRHADQRRLTIDERLALFLQVCDAVDRAHRHLVVHRDLKPANILVTAEGAVKLLDFGVAKLLENGDGGGDAPATRSGARLMTPEYASPEQYLGEPVTTAADVYAAGVVLYELLTGRRPWEDDEASMAALERRVLDGTIELPSRVCRRDGPRSPAADRAAARRGTVDALARELAGDLDNIVTTALRREPNRRYPSMAAFRDDIERSRSGLPVLARPSTVRYRASKFLRRHRLAVAASVVATAALVVGGTTALVQARAAAREGRRAAEIRDFLLSVFEVSDPDQARGQAVTARELLDRGSDRVERSLAADPDLRAEMRGVLGDLYSRLGLYDRAGPHMEAAVAAARAEPSDPATLAARLTALGEVRALQGDTDVAERRFEEALTLARTAEGPRGPRAAAALTGLARVQAARASFGDAERTMREALAIRREQADAPGLIDALNGLGSLLTTAKRPLDAVPYFDEALTLARTTYGDLHTDVVRTECNLAEARHQATQYAEALALFAPCLDGRRRLLGDLHPDVADALNNMAEVHGQMNQYEDAEREFAEALSIQRAAFGERSRPVAATLNNVAIVEYMRGRYDEAAARFGELVDVWRDVIGPDHPDTWATVNNLAMSYMAGGRLEEAERILRQVVDARRRLFGPDHAETGESLSNLGQVLFRRGRFAEARRLADQALGIYRAAYPGGHVMTAIALVARGRAELGLGLARDALASFDAAMAERTAQFGETHLQTAEARIGRGRALAALGRTGEGRQEIETALAHLHAAGRDDSRTAADGRAALEDLRE is encoded by the coding sequence ATGACGGACGTCTCGTTGCGGGACTGGGACGACGTGGGCGAGCTCGTGGAGCGCGCGCTCGAGCGTCCCGAGGCCGAGCGTGCCTCGTGGATCGAGGCGCAGTGCGGCGCCGACCCCGCGCGCCTCGCTTCCGCCAGGCGGGTACTCGCGGCGGCCCAGCGGGCCGGCGCCTTCCTCGACCGTCCGGCGGTCGAGCTGGCGTCCGACCTGATGCACGACGCCGCCTCCGTCCCTGCGCATCCGCCCGGCTACATGGTGGGTGCCTACCGGCTGATTCGGCCGATCGGCCGCGGCGGCATGGCCGACGTGTACCTGGCGGCGAGGGCCGACGACGAGTTCACGCGCGAAGTGGCCGTGAAGATCGTCCGCGAGGGGCTGGGCGGCGATCTGCTGAGCCGGTTCCGCGTCGAGCGGCAGGTCCTGGCCACGGTCGATCATCCGCACATCGCGCGCCTGTTCGACGGCGGCGTCACCGACGACGGGCGCCCGTACCTCGTGATGGAGCTCGTGCAGGGCCAGCCCATCGATCGGCATGCGGACCAGCGGCGTCTGACGATCGACGAGCGACTCGCCCTGTTCCTCCAGGTGTGCGATGCGGTGGACCGCGCGCACCGGCACCTCGTCGTGCACCGGGACCTGAAACCGGCCAACATCCTGGTGACGGCCGAGGGCGCCGTGAAGCTCCTCGATTTCGGCGTCGCCAAGCTGCTCGAGAACGGCGATGGCGGTGGAGACGCCCCGGCCACCAGATCCGGCGCGCGGCTCATGACGCCCGAGTACGCGAGCCCGGAGCAGTATCTGGGGGAGCCCGTGACCACGGCGGCGGACGTGTATGCCGCCGGCGTCGTCCTGTACGAGCTCCTGACCGGGCGCCGGCCGTGGGAGGACGACGAGGCGTCGATGGCGGCGCTGGAGCGCCGGGTGCTTGACGGCACCATCGAACTGCCGAGCCGCGTGTGTCGGCGTGACGGTCCCCGGTCTCCGGCGGCGGACCGGGCCGCTGCGCGGCGCGGCACCGTCGATGCGCTGGCGCGCGAACTGGCCGGCGATCTCGACAACATCGTCACCACGGCGCTCCGGCGCGAGCCGAATCGCCGGTACCCGTCCATGGCGGCATTCAGGGACGACATCGAGCGCTCCCGCAGCGGCCTGCCGGTGCTGGCGCGTCCGTCCACCGTGCGCTACCGGGCGTCGAAGTTCCTGCGGCGGCATCGTCTGGCCGTGGCCGCGAGCGTCGTGGCGACAGCGGCCCTGGTCGTCGGCGGGACGACTGCGCTCGTCCAGGCGCGGGCGGCGGCTCGCGAAGGCCGGCGCGCGGCCGAAATTCGCGACTTCCTCCTGAGCGTCTTCGAGGTGTCCGATCCCGACCAGGCGCGCGGGCAGGCCGTGACGGCGCGCGAGCTGCTCGATCGAGGCAGCGACCGGGTGGAACGGTCGTTGGCGGCCGATCCCGACCTGCGCGCCGAGATGCGCGGCGTGCTGGGCGACCTGTACTCGCGGCTCGGCCTCTACGATCGCGCGGGCCCGCACATGGAGGCCGCGGTGGCGGCAGCCCGCGCCGAGCCCTCGGATCCGGCCACGCTCGCCGCCCGCCTGACGGCGCTGGGCGAGGTCCGCGCCCTCCAGGGCGACACGGACGTCGCCGAGCGTCGGTTCGAGGAGGCGCTCACCCTCGCGCGCACGGCCGAAGGGCCGCGCGGCCCCCGGGCGGCGGCCGCCCTCACCGGACTGGCCCGCGTCCAGGCCGCCCGCGCGTCCTTCGGTGACGCCGAACGCACGATGCGCGAGGCTCTGGCGATCCGGCGGGAGCAGGCCGACGCGCCCGGGCTCATCGACGCGCTGAACGGGCTCGGCAGCCTGTTGACGACGGCCAAGCGGCCGCTCGACGCCGTGCCCTACTTCGACGAGGCGCTCACCCTGGCGCGGACCACCTATGGGGATCTGCACACCGACGTCGTGCGCACGGAGTGCAACCTGGCGGAAGCACGGCACCAGGCCACGCAGTACGCCGAGGCGTTGGCGCTCTTCGCGCCATGCCTCGACGGACGGCGGCGGCTGCTGGGCGACCTCCACCCCGACGTCGCCGACGCCCTGAACAACATGGCGGAGGTGCACGGCCAGATGAACCAGTACGAGGACGCCGAGCGCGAGTTCGCCGAGGCGCTGTCGATCCAGCGTGCGGCGTTCGGCGAGCGCAGCCGGCCGGTGGCGGCCACGCTGAACAACGTCGCCATCGTCGAGTACATGCGCGGCCGGTACGACGAGGCAGCCGCGCGGTTCGGCGAGCTCGTCGACGTGTGGCGCGACGTCATCGGACCGGACCATCCGGACACCTGGGCCACCGTGAACAACCTCGCGATGTCCTACATGGCCGGCGGTCGACTCGAGGAGGCCGAGCGCATCCTGCGCCAGGTCGTGGACGCCAGGCGGCGCCTGTTCGGGCCCGACCACGCCGAAACCGGCGAGTCGCTGTCGAATCTCGGTCAGGTGCTGTTCCGGCGGGGCCGCTTCGCCGAGGCGCGACGACTGGCGGACCAGGCGCTGGGGATCTACCGCGCGGCCTATCCCGGCGGCCACGTGATGACGGCCATCGCGCTCGTGGCGCGGGGCCGGGCGGAGCTGGGACTCGGCCTCGCCCGTGACGCGCTGGCATCGTTCGACGCGGCCATGGCCGAACGCACCGCGCAGTTCGGCGAGACGCACCTGCAGACGGCCGAAGCCCGGATCGGCCGCGGCCGGGCGCTCGCGGCCCTCGGGCGGACCGGCGAGGGCCGCCAGGAGATCGAGACCGCGCTGGCGCACCTCCATGCGGCCGGCCGCGACGACAGCAGGACGGCGGCGGACGGGCGTGCTGCCCTGGAGGACCTGCGCGAGTAG
- a CDS encoding ester cyclase: MDHAQSIRHFYDLINAGDIDGFGRLLADDFAEREPLPGFPPTRAGVIGYFKMLVAAFPDMRMTPDDVIVSGDKAVARVRVTGTHQGEFMGMPPSGRRVEAQLIDIIRFGDDGRAREHWGVVDQLTMMQQLGAIPSQPPA, encoded by the coding sequence ATGGACCACGCGCAATCGATTCGTCACTTCTACGACCTCATCAACGCGGGCGACATCGACGGGTTCGGGCGGCTGTTGGCCGACGACTTCGCGGAGCGCGAGCCCCTGCCGGGCTTTCCACCCACCAGGGCGGGCGTCATCGGCTATTTCAAGATGCTGGTCGCGGCATTCCCGGACATGCGCATGACGCCGGACGACGTGATCGTCAGCGGCGACAAGGCGGTGGCGCGCGTGCGCGTCACGGGAACGCACCAGGGCGAGTTCATGGGGATGCCGCCCTCGGGCAGGCGTGTCGAGGCCCAGCTGATCGACATCATTCGCTTCGGCGACGATGGCCGCGCGCGCGAGCACTGGGGCGTGGTGGACCAGCTCACGATGATGCAGCAGCTGGGCGCGATCCCGTCGCAACCTCCAGCCTGA
- a CDS encoding SRPBCC family protein produces MAVDVATRTTIGRPRDEVAAFACDPDRVPLWYLNIKAVEWRTAPPLAVGTKLAFLALFLGRRLEYTYEVAEYVPGERFVMRTAEGPFPMETTYTWASTPDGRTEMTLRNRGTPSGFLVLVAPFMAMAMRRANTKDLALLKAILERRAGRPPVA; encoded by the coding sequence ATGGCGGTCGACGTCGCGACCAGGACGACCATTGGACGGCCCAGGGACGAGGTGGCAGCGTTCGCCTGCGACCCCGACCGGGTGCCGCTCTGGTATCTGAACATCAAGGCGGTCGAGTGGAGAACGGCGCCGCCGCTCGCGGTGGGGACGAAGCTCGCGTTCCTCGCGCTGTTCCTGGGCCGACGCCTCGAGTACACGTATGAAGTGGCCGAATACGTCCCCGGCGAGCGGTTCGTGATGCGGACGGCCGAAGGGCCGTTTCCGATGGAGACGACCTACACCTGGGCGTCGACGCCGGACGGCCGGACCGAGATGACGCTCCGGAACCGCGGCACCCCGAGCGGGTTCTTGGTCCTCGTCGCCCCGTTCATGGCGATGGCCATGCGCCGGGCGAACACGAAGGACCTGGCGCTGCTCAAGGCCATCCTGGAGCGGCGCGCCGGCCGGCCGCCGGTCGCCTGA
- a CDS encoding phytanoyl-CoA dioxygenase family protein: protein MHYALTSANLDAIVAGFQRDGVVVLTDVDPGPLDILTRMLAEQSGLSAAAIRAAGQAGGAEITGDVRAKLARGQMTPELRDASHAVFGELLVRLVGPLVHTSQTFHYQLKPRAQRDVILHGYHGDGREVQSLYGIHNEFTAARVLTTPSAVVCWVPLNTFDGKALYFYPGSHRHGLLANRWLPRHDACDGIDRVGPVVEYQPRLGEVVIFHFLMLHGSGAAVLPEPTPGPQPTRISCDLRFFPFAGILDSEASMLRPEPVAWMREQERALDDDLLRAPLWEALAYLGQPIRWPALPDHSVAHWGRFVEGLVQGDAAAREDAIRHLVNTAIGFDPIDSYLERFAPAALTPTPYASIASLVPEAERMQQALSA from the coding sequence ATGCACTACGCCCTCACATCCGCCAATCTCGACGCCATCGTCGCCGGCTTCCAGCGCGACGGCGTCGTCGTCCTCACCGATGTCGATCCCGGCCCGCTCGACATCCTGACCCGCATGCTCGCGGAGCAGAGCGGGTTGTCGGCGGCCGCGATTCGCGCGGCAGGGCAGGCTGGCGGCGCCGAGATCACGGGCGACGTGCGGGCGAAGCTGGCGCGCGGACAGATGACGCCCGAGCTCCGTGACGCCAGCCACGCCGTGTTCGGCGAGCTGCTCGTCAGGCTCGTGGGGCCGCTCGTCCACACGAGCCAGACGTTCCACTACCAGCTCAAGCCGCGCGCCCAGCGCGACGTGATCCTGCACGGCTATCACGGCGACGGCCGCGAGGTGCAGTCGCTCTACGGCATCCACAACGAGTTCACGGCCGCCCGGGTGCTGACGACGCCGAGCGCCGTCGTGTGCTGGGTGCCCCTCAACACGTTCGACGGCAAGGCGCTGTACTTCTACCCGGGCTCGCATCGGCACGGGCTGCTGGCCAACCGCTGGCTGCCTCGACACGATGCCTGCGACGGCATCGATCGCGTCGGTCCGGTCGTGGAATACCAGCCGCGGCTCGGCGAGGTCGTGATCTTCCACTTCCTGATGCTGCATGGAAGCGGCGCGGCCGTGCTCCCGGAGCCGACGCCCGGGCCCCAGCCCACGCGCATCAGCTGCGACCTGCGGTTCTTTCCCTTCGCCGGGATCCTGGACTCCGAGGCGTCCATGCTCCGGCCGGAGCCCGTCGCCTGGATGCGCGAGCAGGAGCGCGCGCTGGACGACGACCTGCTGCGGGCTCCGCTGTGGGAAGCCCTGGCCTACCTTGGCCAGCCGATTCGCTGGCCCGCCTTGCCGGACCATTCGGTCGCGCACTGGGGACGGTTCGTGGAAGGCCTGGTACAGGGCGACGCCGCCGCGCGCGAGGACGCCATTCGCCACCTGGTGAACACGGCGATCGGGTTCGACCCGATCGACAGCTACCTCGAGCGGTTCGCCCCCGCGGCGCTCACGCCCACGCCGTACGCCTCGATCGCGTCGCTGGTGCCGGAGGCCGAACGGATGCAGCAGGCCCTCTCCGCCTAG